The Saprospiraceae bacterium genome includes a window with the following:
- a CDS encoding RagB/SusD family nutrient uptake outer membrane protein, translating to MKNKIFSILALTGLLFLGSCTDSLDYTPTGVLSSSDLTSPTAIDGLVTSAYAAIGNGDMIGPIYSDWVYGSVRSDDTYKGGGGTGDIGEIDALEHYNLTTPTMGAFVTRTWQNLFKSISRCNVALRAVNTLNETEFPAKKIRLAELRFLRGHSYFIMKKLYKNIPIFDETVSDEEILKVSNTLSNEESWNKIAADFQFAIDNLPETQPELARANKLSAQAYLAKLRLYQAYEQDDNHKVTNINKTRLQEVVTLTQAVISSGKFSLHADIANNFLPETENGPESVFAIQFTINDGTTAGRMSFEDGLNYPHGAPQYGCCGFHAGSQNLVNAHTTNANGLPNFDTFNDNIADLSAQSVDPRLDHTVGIDGHVYKYDNTALFSNSWVRDPGVYGNFHTMRFQQLASSGSYFKLGPFMGTAKNYDIIRYDDILLMQAEAYIQLGEQDKALSLINQIRDRAAQSTGKLKKLDGTFASTYNVKPYTSAGWTKDFAFKALIWERRLEFATEGHRFFDLVRWGIAEQTLNAYIEKEKVRRPYLATAKFTAGRDEYLPIPQAEITFTNGLYKQNPGF from the coding sequence ATGAAAAACAAGATATTTTCAATTTTAGCTTTAACAGGTCTACTGTTTTTAGGTTCGTGTACAGATTCACTTGATTATACACCAACAGGCGTGTTATCTTCATCTGACTTGACTTCACCCACGGCTATTGATGGCCTCGTTACTTCAGCTTATGCAGCAATTGGCAATGGAGACATGATTGGCCCAATATACAGTGATTGGGTATATGGAAGTGTACGTTCTGATGACACATACAAAGGTGGCGGTGGCACTGGTGACATAGGTGAAATAGATGCTTTAGAACATTACAATCTCACAACGCCAACTATGGGCGCATTTGTAACCCGTACTTGGCAAAATCTTTTCAAATCAATATCCAGATGTAATGTGGCCTTACGAGCTGTAAATACACTAAATGAAACTGAATTTCCAGCCAAAAAAATTCGTTTGGCAGAGTTACGTTTTTTAAGAGGGCACAGCTATTTCATTATGAAAAAATTGTATAAGAACATTCCTATTTTTGATGAAACTGTTAGCGATGAAGAAATTTTAAAGGTTTCAAATACGCTTAGCAATGAAGAATCATGGAATAAAATTGCAGCTGATTTCCAGTTTGCAATTGACAATTTACCTGAGACACAACCTGAGCTTGCTAGGGCTAATAAACTATCAGCCCAAGCTTATTTGGCTAAACTTAGATTGTATCAAGCTTATGAGCAAGACGATAATCATAAAGTTACAAATATCAATAAAACAAGATTACAAGAAGTAGTTACGCTCACACAGGCTGTTATCTCGTCTGGTAAATTTTCGCTTCATGCTGACATAGCAAATAATTTTTTACCTGAGACTGAAAATGGTCCTGAGTCAGTTTTTGCTATTCAGTTTACTATAAATGACGGCACTACCGCAGGAAGAATGAGTTTTGAAGATGGTTTGAATTATCCACACGGAGCTCCACAATACGGCTGTTGTGGATTCCATGCAGGTAGTCAAAATTTAGTCAATGCACACACTACTAATGCAAATGGATTGCCAAATTTCGACACTTTCAATGATAACATTGCTGATTTAAGCGCTCAATCAGTTGACCCACGACTTGACCATACAGTAGGAATAGATGGTCATGTTTATAAGTATGATAATACAGCACTTTTTAGCAATAGTTGGGTAAGAGATCCCGGCGTTTATGGCAATTTTCATACCATGAGGTTTCAACAATTAGCATCTAGCGGATCTTATTTTAAACTTGGACCATTTATGGGAACTGCCAAAAATTATGATATTATTCGATACGATGATATTTTATTAATGCAAGCTGAGGCGTATATTCAATTGGGTGAGCAAGATAAAGCTTTGTCATTGATCAATCAAATCAGAGACAGAGCTGCACAAAGTACTGGAAAATTAAAAAAATTGGATGGAACTTTTGCTTCAACTTATAACGTAAAACCATATACTTCTGCTGGTTGGACTAAGGATTTTGCTTTTAAAGCTTTAATATGGGAGCGTCGTTTAGAATTTGCCACTGAAGGACACAGGTTTTTTGACCTCGTTCGTTGGGGTATTGCTGAACAAACGCTAAATGCATACATTGAAAAGGAAAAAGTTAGAAGGCCATATTTAGCAACAGCAAAATTTACGGCGGGTAGAGATGAATATTTGCCAATACCTCAAGCCGAAATTACTTTTACGAACGGTTTATACAAACAGAATCCTGGATTCTAA
- a CDS encoding glycoside hydrolase family 32 protein, protein MSNKIIQTSIFYFFVLIFWNCQNKTNSSVVTDVETHRPGFHFTPDSMWMNDPNGMVYHDGEYHLFYQYFPDSTVWGPMHWGHAVSKDLVKWEHLPIALYPDSLGFIFSGSAVVDKGNTSGFGKDGKNPIVAIFTHHDMEGERSKSLTFQNQSIAYSNDNGRTFTKYEGNPVVKNPGIKDFRDPKVIWHEASKKWVMVFAAYDKVLFYQSPNLKDWTKTGEFGISGDTRLWECPDLFPIKVEGSNDQKWVLITSIQKDAPNGGTGTSYFIGDFDGQTFVGDPKSQKWLDYGTDNYAFVTWSNAPDGKILGLGWMSNWQYAQHVPTKRWRSAMTLPRELKLYRMNDDLILKSLPVKSVESIMGQKSKISINEHGKEIKIASTSYIDFSFVPSKEHCTLRFSNTKNEYIDIGFDPLKNEYSIDRTHAGSSDFSPIFAVKHVAPRLEKSDTIRWQIYLDVASVELFADGGLTTLTDIFFPSEPFSKLTFMGKPIFFEGERAEIKGLGQ, encoded by the coding sequence ATGAGTAATAAAATAATTCAAACATCAATATTTTATTTCTTTGTTCTGATTTTTTGGAATTGTCAGAACAAGACGAATTCTTCTGTAGTTACTGATGTAGAAACTCATAGACCTGGCTTTCACTTCACGCCTGACTCCATGTGGATGAATGACCCGAATGGCATGGTTTATCATGATGGTGAATATCACTTGTTTTACCAATATTTCCCAGACTCAACAGTTTGGGGACCAATGCATTGGGGACATGCTGTGAGCAAGGACTTGGTGAAATGGGAACACCTACCCATTGCTCTTTACCCTGACTCACTGGGTTTTATATTTTCCGGTAGCGCAGTGGTAGATAAAGGCAATACCAGCGGCTTTGGCAAAGATGGCAAGAATCCGATCGTAGCCATTTTTACTCATCACGATATGGAAGGAGAAAGATCAAAATCATTGACCTTCCAAAATCAATCCATCGCCTACTCTAATGATAATGGCCGAACATTCACAAAATATGAAGGGAATCCAGTTGTCAAAAACCCAGGTATCAAAGATTTTAGGGACCCAAAAGTGATCTGGCACGAAGCCAGCAAAAAATGGGTCATGGTTTTCGCTGCTTATGACAAAGTTCTCTTTTATCAATCGCCAAATCTCAAAGACTGGACAAAAACAGGTGAGTTTGGCATCTCAGGAGATACAAGACTGTGGGAATGTCCTGATCTATTTCCTATAAAAGTAGAAGGCAGTAATGATCAAAAATGGGTGCTAATCACGAGTATTCAAAAAGATGCGCCAAATGGTGGTACAGGTACAAGCTATTTTATAGGTGATTTTGATGGTCAAACATTTGTCGGTGATCCTAAAAGTCAAAAATGGTTGGATTATGGTACAGATAATTATGCTTTTGTCACTTGGTCCAATGCACCCGATGGCAAGATATTAGGTTTGGGTTGGATGTCAAATTGGCAATATGCACAACATGTTCCGACCAAAAGATGGAGAAGTGCAATGACCTTGCCTAGAGAGCTAAAATTGTATCGTATGAATGATGACCTAATATTAAAATCTTTGCCAGTAAAATCAGTTGAAAGCATCATGGGTCAAAAATCAAAAATATCCATAAATGAACATGGTAAGGAAATAAAAATTGCATCTACTTCTTATATTGATTTTTCATTTGTACCAAGTAAAGAACATTGTACTCTGAGATTTTCAAATACTAAGAATGAATACATAGACATAGGATTTGATCCACTCAAAAACGAATATTCCATAGACAGAACACATGCAGGTAGTTCGGATTTTAGTCCGATTTTTGCTGTTAAACACGTAGCACCAAGGCTGGAGAAATCGGACACTATTAGGTGGCAGATCTATCTTGACGTAGCATCTGTTGAGCTTTTTGCCGATGGAGGATTGACTACTTTGACGGATATCTTTTTTCCTAGTGAACCATTTTCAAAGCTTACTTTTATGGGTAAACCTATCTTTTTCGAAGGTGAAAGAGCCGAGATCAAAGGACTTGGACAATAA
- a CDS encoding tyrosine-type recombinase/integrase, which yields MMSELKYVSDYHVVEFEEFMILKNFSKRIIKTYVQIVKQFINWWEKHHLNVPMSDDVVRKYLLHRFDTGKDWQTVNSDYSAIQKWFKNVLMLSWSLTKLPRARKEKKLPSILSKEDVVKIIEAAATFKQQVLLTFVYVTGARLSETTHVKIDDIDSHRMQVRINQGSARWIVILRAKGNKDRFIMLPQILIDLLRDYYRREKPEVYLFNAKVKAQAYNPRSVQLAMQQAKKKAKVTKKGSIHTLRNCYATHHLEGGTDLVFLQEQMGHKNLRTTIRYIGLCVERHRYIKHPIDNLPIKYR from the coding sequence ATGATGTCCGAATTAAAGTATGTAAGTGATTACCATGTGGTAGAATTTGAAGAGTTTATGATACTCAAAAACTTCTCCAAACGCATCATCAAAACGTATGTCCAGATTGTGAAACAGTTTATCAATTGGTGGGAAAAACATCATCTCAATGTGCCGATGAGCGATGATGTAGTGCGTAAATATCTATTGCACCGATTTGATACTGGCAAAGACTGGCAGACGGTCAATTCTGATTACTCGGCGATCCAAAAATGGTTTAAAAATGTGCTCATGCTCTCCTGGAGTCTGACAAAACTGCCACGTGCCCGCAAGGAAAAGAAACTACCTTCCATCCTATCCAAAGAAGATGTAGTCAAGATCATCGAAGCGGCTGCTACTTTCAAACAGCAAGTGTTACTGACCTTTGTTTATGTCACAGGTGCACGACTTAGTGAAACCACCCATGTGAAGATCGATGACATCGACTCTCATCGTATGCAGGTACGCATCAATCAAGGTTCAGCCCGTTGGATAGTCATTCTACGGGCTAAAGGCAATAAAGACCGATTTATCATGCTTCCGCAGATACTTATAGATTTGCTTAGGGATTATTACAGGAGAGAAAAACCGGAAGTCTATCTCTTTAATGCCAAGGTGAAAGCCCAAGCCTACAATCCACGTTCTGTTCAGTTGGCCATGCAGCAGGCAAAAAAGAAGGCCAAAGTCACCAAAAAAGGGTCAATACATACCCTTCGCAACTGTTATGCTACACACCATCTCGAAGGTGGCACGGATTTGGTCTTCTTACAGGAACAGATGGGGCACAAAAACCTGCGAACCACCATCCGCTACATAGGCCTATGTGTGGAACGCCACCGCTACATCAAACATCCGATCGACAACCTGCCCATAAAGTACAGGTAA
- a CDS encoding transposase zinc-binding domain-containing protein: protein MFRDYGEQYIEIYKPSHQQIKLIRAIRVCKTPALGATVIHCNDCGHKHYIYHSCGHSHCMICQSIKREQWVDKLRSNLLKIPYVHTIFTLPHQLNNLARNNESVIYSLIMKVAWMTIKNIGAKSGYTPGMTSILHTFGSDIRLTVAALSSIKANDLALKERNCKRRLAARYSHYLSLFFGGLSDDGAWIYPKDKHKLDKYRSICASYKAIFIKELRSLHKSGKITYHNDFEVLITDVEKIRWVVHSTRPTMDTKIIEDYLAKYINPVGNFPTG, encoded by the coding sequence TTGTTTCGAGACTATGGGGAGCAATATATCGAGATATACAAGCCATCACACCAACAGATCAAACTCATACGTGCCATCAGAGTCTGCAAGACACCTGCACTCGGTGCTACCGTCATCCATTGCAATGACTGTGGTCATAAACATTACATTTATCACAGTTGCGGGCATAGTCATTGTATGATATGTCAGAGTATTAAGCGGGAACAATGGGTGGATAAACTCCGGAGCAATTTACTCAAAATACCTTATGTTCACACCATATTCACCCTGCCACATCAACTTAATAATCTTGCGCGCAATAATGAATCCGTCATCTATTCCCTGATCATGAAAGTAGCATGGATGACCATCAAAAACATCGGAGCCAAATCGGGTTATACACCCGGCATGACATCTATTCTTCATACTTTTGGGTCTGATATAAGACTGACCGTTGCTGCTTTGAGCAGCATTAAAGCCAACGATTTGGCTTTAAAGGAAAGGAACTGCAAACGACGGCTTGCAGCTAGATATAGTCATTATTTATCACTTTTTTTTGGAGGTCTGAGCGATGACGGAGCATGGATTTACCCCAAGGATAAACACAAACTCGACAAGTATAGAAGCATCTGTGCAAGCTACAAAGCCATATTTATCAAGGAGCTCAGATCTCTTCATAAATCAGGCAAAATCACTTATCACAATGATTTTGAAGTACTCATCACTGATGTGGAAAAAATCCGATGGGTTGTTCACTCCACCCGGCCAACGATGGATACCAAAATCATAGAAGATTACCTGGCAAAGTATATCAACCCCGTAGGAAATTTTCCAACGGGGTAA
- a CDS encoding transposase, translating into MGCSLHPANDGYQNHRRLPGKVYQPRRKFSNGVNRIAVSNKRLDYIKDSEKVILLHNDYKNQQAGQVAPIAYKIMEPLVAIDQILQHVLPPYFQKSRSYGIHNHSSKLKTTIPDAVKRNGQTIRTVFEIITELMKLNPYKCEVCGSDNHQLEEIKPDKSWISAYINIPTPRPPPECNSYQNIIPR; encoded by the coding sequence ATGGGTTGTTCACTCCACCCGGCCAACGATGGATACCAAAATCATAGAAGATTACCTGGCAAAGTATATCAACCCCGTAGGAAATTTTCCAACGGGGTAAACCGCATTGCTGTATCAAATAAGCGACTCGATTATATCAAAGACTCCGAAAAGGTCATCCTCCTGCACAATGATTACAAGAATCAACAAGCTGGCCAAGTGGCTCCCATAGCTTACAAAATCATGGAACCGCTCGTTGCTATCGATCAAATATTGCAGCATGTCCTCCCACCTTACTTCCAAAAATCCCGATCTTATGGCATTCACAATCATTCTTCCAAACTCAAAACCACCATCCCTGATGCCGTAAAACGAAATGGTCAAACCATCCGCACAGTATTTGAAATCATCACAGAACTGATGAAACTCAATCCCTATAAATGTGAAGTCTGTGGATCAGATAACCATCAATTAGAAGAAATAAAGCCTGATAAATCATGGATATCAGCCTACATCAATATCCCGACTCCAAGGCCGCCGCCAGAATGCAATTCATACCAAAACATTATACCGAGATGA
- a CDS encoding alpha/beta fold hydrolase has protein sequence MRMTKIISIVTLFLFVTTASGQSILHEYFKGNKDSLVIEATKLINMPEPSFKPSQQSKIDPETIKEMGFEQVYKSNDYYFTVRDKRKIFAYLLPKKSENTIVLIHGVASTAYLYNKTAGLLQEATQAEVFAIDLRGHGKSEGKAGDVDYINQYVDDLADIIKEIRKEKPNGKIIIAGHSMGGGVALNYALQNNKTKVDGYLLFAPLLGHNSPAIPQTPPTETSESEPFMKIHFTRIIGLKMFNEIGNHSHDSLPVLFFNLPENMPLRKYTYRANMSMSPDNYKQGLKSINVPMLVLIGRKDEAFSAGAMKNAVTEYSKAEVQIIENVTHTGIRHNSQAFEFINKWFTAL, from the coding sequence ATGAGAATGACAAAAATTATTTCAATCGTAACACTTTTTCTATTTGTTACAACCGCTTCGGGACAAAGCATCCTGCACGAATATTTCAAGGGAAATAAAGATAGTTTGGTTATAGAGGCAACCAAACTTATCAATATGCCCGAGCCTTCTTTTAAGCCTTCCCAGCAATCGAAAATTGACCCAGAGACCATAAAAGAGATGGGCTTTGAACAGGTTTATAAATCCAACGACTACTACTTCACCGTTAGGGACAAAAGGAAAATATTTGCTTATCTATTGCCTAAAAAATCAGAAAATACAATTGTTCTTATTCACGGTGTGGCAAGTACTGCATATTTGTATAATAAGACAGCAGGATTGTTGCAAGAGGCAACACAAGCGGAGGTTTTTGCAATTGATTTAAGGGGACACGGAAAGTCAGAAGGCAAGGCAGGAGATGTAGACTACATAAATCAGTATGTTGATGATTTGGCAGACATTATTAAAGAAATCCGTAAAGAGAAACCCAATGGGAAAATCATCATTGCAGGACATTCTATGGGTGGTGGCGTTGCCTTGAATTATGCACTGCAGAATAATAAAACAAAAGTTGACGGATATTTATTGTTTGCACCACTTTTGGGGCACAATTCACCCGCTATTCCGCAAACACCACCAACGGAAACAAGTGAGTCGGAACCTTTTATGAAAATTCACTTTACGAGAATAATTGGATTAAAAATGTTCAATGAAATTGGTAATCATTCCCACGACAGTTTGCCTGTATTGTTTTTTAATTTGCCTGAAAATATGCCATTAAGAAAGTACACATATAGAGCAAATATGAGTATGTCACCAGACAACTACAAGCAGGGTTTAAAATCGATAAATGTTCCAATGTTAGTTTTGATTGGCAGAAAAGACGAGGCTTTCAGTGCGGGAGCAATGAAAAATGCTGTAACAGAGTACAGTAAAGCCGAAGTACAAATCATAGAGAACGTTACGCACACCGGTATTAGGCATAACTCACAAGCATTTGAGTTCATAAATAAATGGTTTACGGCACTATGA
- a CDS encoding sigma-70 family RNA polymerase sigma factor, which produces MISNNEQKNKFHQIIEQHKGVLFKIAKAYCRNDDERQDLLQEMMIQVWKSLPKYNDTFAITTWLYRICLNVSISFYRKSVTRQHINIPLVEELTSIREEESTEKQEQLSLLEKFISELNELDKALMFLYLEDKSHSEISEIMGLTVSNVGTKLGRIKEKHKKKFSQFNS; this is translated from the coding sequence ATGATAAGTAACAATGAACAAAAAAATAAGTTTCATCAAATCATTGAACAACACAAGGGCGTTTTGTTTAAGATTGCCAAAGCCTATTGCCGAAATGATGATGAACGGCAAGACCTTTTACAGGAAATGATGATACAAGTTTGGAAATCGTTGCCTAAGTACAATGACACTTTTGCTATCACGACTTGGTTGTATCGTATTTGTTTAAATGTTTCTATTTCATTTTATAGAAAAAGTGTAACAAGACAGCATATAAATATTCCATTGGTTGAGGAACTTACATCAATCAGAGAGGAAGAAAGTACTGAGAAGCAAGAACAGTTAAGCCTTTTAGAGAAGTTCATTTCTGAACTCAACGAACTTGACAAAGCCCTAATGTTTCTGTACTTAGAAGATAAAAGCCACTCTGAAATATCGGAGATAATGGGGTTAACTGTAAGCAATGTAGGAACAAAATTGGGACGTATCAAGGAGAAACATAAAAAGAAATTTTCACAATTCAATTCATAA
- a CDS encoding IS256 family transposase, whose translation MQSNKFNLNLSEFLQDVKSLNDFDNVMNGLYKDGIQELLKAELSHHLGYSKHSPDGINSGNSRNGSYKKKIRTTQGQVELDIPRDRNGEFEPIIVPKGQTTTEKVESVITSLYSRGMSTDDITAQIQEIYGLDVSKTFVSDITNKMIPAIQEWQNRPLDNTYYIVWMDCICFKIRQDNKIINKSIYIVIGLKTNGIKEVLGIWMSANESAAFWLSVLNELKDRGVKKMLIACTDNLTGFTQAIQTAFPDTVSQLCIVHQIRNSMKFVPWKDRRAFLADLKTVYAALNMETALIAFEAFKAKWGSKYAYAIKSWEANWSNLSPMFQYPTNIRKIMYTTNTIEGLNRAIRKFTKTKTLFPNDQAALKSVYLAIQQIQVKWTMPIHNWHITHNEILIIFEDNLIQP comes from the coding sequence ATGCAAAGTAACAAATTTAATCTTAATCTCTCTGAATTTCTTCAGGATGTCAAGTCTCTTAATGATTTTGACAATGTTATGAATGGTCTTTACAAAGATGGCATTCAAGAACTTTTAAAAGCTGAACTAAGTCATCATTTAGGCTATTCAAAACACTCGCCCGATGGGATTAATTCAGGTAATTCCCGGAATGGGTCTTATAAGAAAAAGATACGCACTACACAAGGACAGGTAGAGTTGGATATTCCACGGGATCGTAACGGTGAATTTGAGCCTATCATTGTTCCCAAGGGCCAAACTACCACTGAGAAAGTAGAATCTGTCATTACATCTCTTTACAGCAGAGGTATGAGCACCGATGACATAACAGCTCAAATTCAGGAAATTTATGGCTTAGACGTTTCTAAAACCTTTGTTTCAGATATTACAAACAAAATGATTCCGGCTATCCAGGAATGGCAAAACAGACCTTTGGATAATACTTATTACATCGTTTGGATGGATTGTATTTGTTTTAAAATCCGGCAGGATAATAAAATCATCAACAAGAGTATTTATATCGTTATAGGACTGAAAACCAATGGGATCAAAGAAGTTTTGGGCATCTGGATGAGCGCCAACGAGTCTGCCGCGTTTTGGCTTTCTGTCTTAAATGAGCTCAAAGACAGGGGCGTTAAAAAGATGCTCATTGCATGCACTGACAATCTTACAGGATTCACTCAGGCCATTCAAACTGCTTTCCCCGATACCGTATCCCAGCTTTGTATCGTTCATCAAATCAGAAACTCTATGAAGTTTGTCCCATGGAAAGATAGAAGGGCCTTCCTGGCTGATTTAAAAACTGTTTATGCCGCTTTAAATATGGAAACTGCTCTCATTGCTTTTGAAGCTTTTAAAGCAAAATGGGGGTCTAAATATGCCTATGCCATTAAAAGTTGGGAAGCAAACTGGTCAAATCTATCTCCCATGTTTCAGTATCCTACTAACATTCGTAAAATTATGTATACCACTAATACCATTGAAGGCCTCAACAGAGCCATCAGAAAATTTACCAAAACCAAAACACTTTTTCCAAATGATCAGGCAGCCTTGAAATCTGTATATCTTGCTATTCAGCAAATTCAAGTTAAATGGACAATGCCAATTCATAACTGGCATATTACTCATAATGAAATTTTAATTATCTTTGAGGATAATTTGATTCAGCCATAA
- a CDS encoding type II toxin-antitoxin system RelE/ParE family toxin — translation MVNKKHRKVVTYKDYFKEFLRKQPVAVKKKIIWTLELIEDLEQVPETYLKHLKGTEGLYEIRVSFGTNIYRIFCFFTEKQLVILINSFHKKSQKTPKSEIIKALKIKEEYEQENK, via the coding sequence ATGGTTAATAAAAAGCATCGGAAGGTAGTTACTTACAAGGATTATTTTAAAGAATTCCTAAGGAAGCAACCAGTCGCTGTAAAGAAGAAAATCATTTGGACTTTAGAATTGATTGAAGACCTTGAACAAGTTCCTGAAACATATTTAAAACATTTAAAAGGAACAGAAGGTCTTTATGAGATTAGAGTTAGCTTTGGAACTAATATCTATAGGATATTTTGTTTCTTCACAGAGAAACAATTGGTTATATTGATTAATTCCTTTCATAAGAAATCTCAAAAGACACCTAAATCCGAAATCATAAAAGCGTTAAAAATAAAAGAAGAATATGAGCAAGAAAATAAATAA
- a CDS encoding helix-turn-helix transcriptional regulator — translation MSKKINNVGSLNELKEEFFGKKGTKKRDELDEGYTNFKIGVMLQEARLKKGLTQQELADKVGTTKSYISKIENSVKEARISTLEKIIELGFGGKLELKIKMN, via the coding sequence ATGAGCAAGAAAATAAATAATGTAGGATCACTTAATGAATTAAAAGAAGAATTCTTTGGTAAAAAAGGCACTAAGAAAAGAGATGAACTTGATGAAGGCTATACCAACTTCAAAATTGGAGTAATGCTTCAAGAAGCAAGATTAAAAAAAGGACTAACTCAACAAGAACTTGCTGACAAGGTGGGAACAACGAAATCCTATATTTCAAAGATTGAAAACTCAGTCAAAGAAGCACGAATTTCGACACTTGAAAAGATTATTGAATTAGGCTTTGGTGGTAAATTAGAACTAAAAATTAAAATGAATTAA
- a CDS encoding tyrosine-type recombinase/integrase, producing MMSELKYVSDYHVVEFEEFMILKNFSKRTIKTYVQIVKQFINWWEKHHLNVPMSDDVVRKYLLHRFDTGKDWQTVNSDYSAIQKWFKNVLMLSWSLTKLPRARKEKKLPSILSKEDVVKIIEAAATFKQQVLLTFVYVTGARLSETTHVKIEDIDSHRMQVRINQGSARWIVILRAKGNKDRFIMLPQILIDLLRDYYRREKPEIYLFNAKVKAQYYNPRSVQLAMQQAKKKAKVTKKGSIHTLRNCYATHHLEGGTDLVFLQEQMGHKNLRTTIRYIGLCVERHRYIKHPIDNLPIKYR from the coding sequence ATGATGTCCGAATTAAAGTATGTAAGTGATTACCATGTGGTAGAATTTGAAGAGTTTATGATACTCAAAAACTTCTCCAAACGCACCATCAAAACGTATGTCCAGATTGTGAAACAGTTTATCAATTGGTGGGAAAAACATCATCTCAATGTGCCGATGAGCGATGATGTAGTGCGTAAATATCTATTGCACCGATTTGATACTGGCAAAGACTGGCAGACGGTCAATTCCGACTACTCAGCGATCCAAAAATGGTTTAAAAATGTGCTCATGCTCTCGTGGAGTCTGACAAAACTGCCACGTGCCCGCAAGGAAAAGAAACTACCTTCCATCCTATCCAAAGAAGATGTAGTCAAAATTATCGAAGCGGCTGCTACTTTCAAACAGCAAGTGTTACTGACCTTTGTTTATGTCACAGGTGCACGACTTAGTGAAACCACCCATGTGAAGATCGAGGACATCGACTCTCATCGTATGCAGGTGCGCATCAATCAAGGTTCAGCCCGTTGGATAGTCATTCTACGGGCTAAAGGCAATAAAGACCGATTTATCATGCTTCCGCAGATACTTATAGATTTACTTAGGGATTATTACCGCAGAGAAAAACCGGAAATATACCTCTTCAATGCCAAGGTAAAAGCCCAATATTACAATCCACGTTCTGTTCAGTTGGCCATGCAGCAGGCAAAAAAGAAGGCCAAAGTCACCAAAAAAGGGTCAATACATACCCTTCGCAACTGTTATGCTACACACCATCTCGAAGGTGGCACGGATTTGGTCTTCTTACAGGAACAGATGGGGCACAAAAACCTGCGAACCACCATCCGCTACATAGGCCTATGTGTGGAACGCCACCGCTACATCAAACATCCGATCGACAACCTGCCCATAAAGTACAGGTAA
- a CDS encoding transposase zinc-binding domain-containing protein — MFRDYGEQYIEIYKPSHQQIKLIRAIRVCKTPALGATVIHCNDCGHKHYIYHSCGHSHCMICQSIKREQWVDKLRSNLLKIPYVHTIFTLPHQLNNLARNNESVIYSLIMKVAWMTIKNIGSKSGYTPGMTSILHTFGSDMKYHIHVHALVTFGGLSDDGAWIYPKDKHKIDKYRSICASYKAIFIKELRSLHKSGKITYHNDFEVLITDVEKIRWVVHSTRPTMDTKIIEDYLAKYINPVGNFPRG, encoded by the coding sequence TTGTTTCGAGACTATGGGGAGCAATATATCGAGATATACAAGCCATCACACCAACAGATCAAACTCATACGTGCCATCAGGGTCTGCAAGACACCTGCACTCGGTGCTACCGTCATCCATTGCAATGACTGTGGTCATAAACATTACATTTATCACAGTTGCGGGCATAGTCATTGTATGATATGTCAGAGTATTAAGCGGGAACAATGGGTGGATAAACTCCGGAGCAATTTACTCAAAATACCTTATGTTCACACCATATTCACCCTGCCACATCAACTTAATAATCTTGCGCGCAATAATGAATCCGTCATCTATTCCCTGATCATGAAAGTAGCATGGATGACCATCAAAAACATAGGGTCCAAATCGGGTTACACTCCGGGCATGACATCTATTCTTCATACATTCGGGTCTGATATGAAGTACCATATCCATGTCCATGCCCTTGTGACTTTTGGAGGTCTGAGCGATGACGGAGCATGGATTTACCCCAAGGATAAACATAAGATCGACAAGTATAGAAGCATCTGTGCAAGCTACAAAGCCATATTTATCAAGGAGCTCAGATCTCTTCATAAATCAGGCAAAATCACTTATCACAATGATTTTGAAGTACTCATCACTGATGTGGAAAAAATCCGTTGGGTTGTTCACTCCACACGCCCGACGATGGATACCAAAATCATCGAAGATTATCTCGCAAAATATATAAACCCCGTAGGAAATTTTCCAAGGGGGTAA